The following coding sequences are from one Canis lupus baileyi chromosome 19, mCanLup2.hap1, whole genome shotgun sequence window:
- the HAPLN4 gene encoding hyaluronan and proteoglycan link protein 4 encodes MVCARAALGAGALWAAAWGVLLLTAPAGAQRGRKKVVHVLEGESGSVVVQTAPGQVVSHRGGTIVLPCRYHYEAAAHDHDGVRLKWTKVVDPLAFADVFVALGPQHRAFGSYRGRAELQGDGPGDASLVLRNVTLQDYGRYECEVTNELEDDTGMVKLDLEGVVFPYHPRGGRYKLTFTEAQRACAEQDGILASAEQLHAAWRDGLDWCNAGWLRDGSVQYPVSQPREPCGGLGGAGSAGTGGGGGGASGGVRNYGYRHNAEERYDAFCFTSNLPGRVFFLKPLRPVPFSGAARACAARGAAVAKVGQLFAAWKLQLLDRCTAGWLADGSARYPIVNPRARCGGRRPGVRSLGFPDATRRLFGVYCYRAPGAPDPAPGGWGWGWAGGGGWAGGARDPAAWTPLRV; translated from the exons GTGTGTGCTCGGGCGGCCCTCGGTGCCGGCGCGCTCTGGGCTGCGGCCTGGGGAGTCCTGCTGCTCACGGCCCCCGCAGGGGCGCAGCGCGGACGGAAGAAGGTCGTGCACGTGCTCG AGGGTGAGTCGGGCTCCGTGGTGGTGCAGACGGCGCCTGGGCAGGTGGTCAGTCACAGGGGGGGCACCATCGTCTTGCCCTGCCGCTACCACTATGAGGCAGCCGCCCACGACCACGACGGGGTGCGCCTCAAGTGGACCAAGGTGGTGGATCCACTGGCCTTTGCCGACGTCTTCGTGGCGCTGGGGCCCCAGCACCGAGCATTTGGCAGCTACCGCGGGCGGGCCGAACTGCAGGGCGATGGACCCGGGGATGCCTCCCTGGTTCTCCGAAATGTTACGCTGCAGGATTACGGGCGCTACGAATGCGAGGTCACCAATGAGCTGGAGGATGACACTGGCATGGTCAAGCTGGACCTGGAAG GCGTTGTCTTCCCTTACCACCCCCGTGGAGGCCGCTACAAGTTGACCTTCACCGAGGCGCAGCGCGCCTGCGCTGAGCAGGACGGCATCCTGGCGTCGGCAGAGCAGCTGCACGCGGCCTGGCGCGATGGCCTGGACTGGTGCAATGCAGGCTGGCTGCGCGACGGCTCCGTGCAGTACCCGGTGAGCCAGCCCCGGGAGCCCTGCGGCGGCCTGGGCGGAGCCGGGAGCGCCGGgaccggcggcggcggcggcggcgcctccGGGGGCGTGCGCAACTACGGCTACCGCCATAACGCCGAGGAACGCTACGACGCCTTCTGCTTCACATCCAACCTCCCGG GACGTGTGTTCTTCCTGAAGCCGCTGCGGCCCGTGCCCTTCTCGGGAGCAgcgcgtgcgtgcgcggcgcgcGGCGCGGCCGTGGCCAAGGTGGGACAGCTCTTCGCGGCGTGGAAGCTGCAGCTGCTGGACCGCTGCACCGCGGGCTGGCTGGCCGACGGGAGCGCGCGCTACCCCATCGTGAACCCGCGCGCGCGCTGCGGCGGCCGCCGGCCCGGCGTCCGCAGCCTAGGATTCCCCGACGCCACGCGCCGCCTCTTTGGCGTCTACTGCTACCGCGCGCCCGGTGCGCCGGACCCCGCGCCCggcggctggggctggggttgggcCGGAGGCGGTGGCTGGGCCGGAGGCGCGCGCGACCCCGCTGCTTGGACCCCGTTGCGCGTCTAG